One window of Streptomyces sp. FIT100 genomic DNA carries:
- the rpoB gene encoding DNA-directed RNA polymerase subunit beta has translation MAASRNASTANMNNGASTAPLRISFAKIKEPLEVPNLLALQTESFDWLLGNAAWKARVEAALESGQDVPTKSGLEEIFEEISPIEDFSGSMSLTFRDHRFEPPKNSIDECKERDFTYAAPLFVTAEFTNNETGEIKSQTVFMGDFPLMTNKGTFVINGTERVVVSQLVRSPGVYFDSSIDKTSDKDIFSAKIIPSRGAWLEMEIDKRDMVGVRIDRKRKQSVTVLLKALGWTTEQILEEFGEYESMRATLEKDHTQGQDDALLDIYRKLRPGEPPTREAAQTLLENLYFNPKRYDLAKVGRYKVNKKLGADEPLDAGVLTTDDVIATIKYLVKLHAGEIETVGENGNNIVVETDDIDHFGNRRLRNVGELIQNQVRTGLARMERVVRERMTTQDVEAITPQTLINIRPVVASIKEFFGTSQLSQFMDQNNPLSGLTHKRRLSALGPGGLSRERAGFEVRDVHPSHYGRMCPIETPEGPNIGLIGSLASYGRVNAFGFVETPYRKVTDGQVTDEVDYLTADEEDRYVIAQANAALGDDLRFAEARVLVRRRGGEVDYVAPGDVDYMDVSPRQMVSVATAMIPFLEHDDANRALMGANMMRQAVPLIKAEAPLVGTGMEYRCATDAGDVVKAEKDGVIQELSADYITVANDDGTYNTYRLAKFARSNQGTSVNQKVVVAEGDRVIEGQVLADGPATENGEMALGKNLLVAFMPWEGHNYEDAIILSQRLVQDDVLSSIHIEEHEVDARDTKLGPEEITRDIPNVSEEVLADLDERGIIRIGAEVVAGDILVGKVTPKGETELTPEERLLRAIFGEKAREVRDTSLKVPHGETGKVIGVRVFDREEGDELPPGVNQLVRVYVAQKRKITDGDKLAGRHGNKGVISKILPIEDMPFLEDGTPVDIILNPLGVPSRMNPGQVLEIHLGWLASRGWDVSGLADEWAQRLQAIGADQVEPGTNVATPVFDGAREDELAGLLQHTIPNRDGERMVLPTGKARLFDGRSGEPFPDPISVGYMYILKLHHLVDDKLHARSTGPYSMITQQPLGGKAQFGGQRFGEMEVWALEAYGAAYALQELLTIKSDDVTGRVKVYEAIVKGENIPEPGIPESFKVLIKEMQSLCLNVEVLSSDGMSIEMRDTDEDVFRAAEELGIDLSRREPSSVEEV, from the coding sequence TTGGCCGCCTCGCGCAACGCCTCGACCGCGAATATGAACAACGGCGCAAGCACCGCCCCGCTGCGCATCTCCTTTGCAAAGATCAAGGAGCCCCTCGAGGTTCCGAACCTCCTCGCGCTGCAGACCGAGAGCTTTGACTGGCTGCTCGGCAATGCCGCATGGAAGGCTCGTGTCGAGGCGGCTCTGGAGTCCGGACAGGACGTCCCCACGAAGTCCGGTCTGGAGGAGATCTTCGAGGAGATCTCCCCGATCGAGGACTTCTCCGGGTCGATGTCGCTGACCTTCCGCGACCACCGCTTCGAGCCCCCCAAGAACTCGATCGACGAGTGCAAGGAGCGCGACTTCACGTACGCCGCGCCGCTCTTCGTCACGGCCGAGTTCACCAACAACGAGACCGGCGAGATCAAGTCCCAGACGGTCTTCATGGGCGACTTCCCGCTCATGACCAACAAGGGCACCTTCGTCATCAACGGCACCGAGCGTGTCGTGGTGTCGCAGCTGGTCCGCTCGCCGGGTGTCTACTTCGACTCCTCCATCGACAAGACGTCCGACAAGGACATCTTCTCGGCCAAGATCATCCCGTCCCGGGGTGCCTGGCTGGAGATGGAGATCGACAAGCGCGACATGGTCGGTGTCCGTATCGACCGCAAGCGCAAGCAGTCCGTCACCGTCCTCCTGAAGGCTCTCGGCTGGACCACCGAGCAGATCCTGGAGGAGTTCGGCGAGTACGAGTCGATGCGCGCCACCCTGGAGAAGGACCACACCCAGGGCCAGGACGACGCGCTGCTCGACATCTACCGCAAGCTGCGCCCGGGCGAGCCCCCGACGCGTGAGGCCGCGCAGACGCTGCTCGAGAACCTGTACTTCAACCCGAAGCGCTACGACCTCGCCAAGGTCGGCCGCTACAAGGTCAACAAGAAGCTCGGCGCGGACGAGCCGCTGGACGCCGGCGTGCTCACCACCGACGACGTCATCGCGACCATCAAGTACCTGGTCAAGCTGCACGCCGGCGAGATCGAGACGGTCGGTGAGAACGGCAACAACATCGTCGTCGAGACCGACGACATCGACCACTTCGGCAACCGTCGTCTGCGCAACGTCGGCGAGCTCATCCAGAACCAGGTCCGTACGGGTCTCGCCCGTATGGAGCGCGTCGTGCGCGAGCGCATGACCACCCAGGACGTCGAGGCGATCACGCCGCAGACCCTGATCAACATCCGGCCGGTCGTCGCCTCCATCAAGGAGTTCTTCGGCACCAGCCAGCTGTCCCAGTTCATGGACCAGAACAACCCGCTGTCCGGCCTGACCCACAAGCGCCGCCTGTCGGCGCTGGGCCCCGGCGGTCTCTCCCGTGAGCGGGCGGGCTTCGAGGTCCGAGACGTGCACCCGTCCCACTACGGACGCATGTGCCCGATCGAGACCCCCGAAGGCCCGAACATCGGTCTGATCGGTTCGCTCGCCTCGTACGGCCGCGTCAACGCGTTCGGCTTCGTCGAGACGCCGTACCGCAAGGTCACCGACGGCCAGGTCACCGACGAGGTGGACTACCTGACCGCCGACGAGGAGGACCGCTACGTCATCGCGCAGGCCAACGCCGCGCTCGGTGACGACCTGCGGTTCGCCGAGGCCCGCGTCCTGGTGCGCCGCCGTGGCGGCGAGGTCGACTACGTCGCACCCGGCGACGTGGACTACATGGACGTCTCGCCGCGCCAGATGGTGTCGGTCGCGACCGCCATGATCCCGTTCCTCGAGCACGACGACGCCAACCGTGCCCTCATGGGCGCGAACATGATGCGCCAGGCCGTTCCGCTCATCAAGGCGGAGGCCCCGCTCGTCGGCACCGGCATGGAGTACCGCTGCGCCACCGACGCCGGTGACGTGGTCAAGGCCGAGAAGGACGGTGTGATCCAGGAGCTCTCCGCGGACTACATCACCGTCGCCAACGACGACGGCACGTACAACACGTACCGCCTGGCCAAGTTCGCCCGCTCCAACCAGGGCACCTCGGTCAACCAGAAGGTCGTCGTCGCCGAGGGCGACCGGGTCATCGAGGGCCAGGTCCTCGCCGACGGGCCGGCCACCGAGAACGGTGAGATGGCGCTCGGCAAGAACCTGCTCGTGGCGTTCATGCCGTGGGAGGGCCACAACTACGAGGACGCGATCATCCTGTCGCAGCGCCTCGTGCAGGACGACGTCCTCTCCTCGATCCACATCGAGGAGCACGAGGTCGACGCCCGTGACACCAAGCTCGGCCCGGAGGAGATCACCCGGGACATCCCGAACGTCTCCGAGGAGGTCCTCGCCGACCTCGACGAGCGCGGCATCATCCGTATCGGTGCCGAGGTCGTCGCCGGCGACATCCTGGTCGGCAAGGTCACCCCGAAGGGCGAGACCGAGCTGACCCCGGAGGAGCGCCTGCTCCGCGCGATCTTCGGTGAGAAGGCCCGTGAGGTCCGTGACACCTCGCTGAAGGTGCCGCACGGCGAGACCGGCAAGGTCATCGGCGTCCGCGTCTTCGACCGCGAGGAGGGCGACGAGCTGCCGCCGGGCGTGAACCAGCTGGTCCGCGTCTACGTCGCGCAGAAGCGCAAGATCACCGACGGTGACAAGCTCGCCGGCCGCCACGGCAACAAGGGCGTCATCTCGAAGATCCTGCCGATCGAGGACATGCCGTTCCTGGAGGACGGCACCCCGGTCGACATCATCCTCAACCCGCTGGGTGTCCCGTCCCGAATGAACCCGGGACAGGTCCTGGAGATCCACCTCGGCTGGCTCGCCAGCCGTGGCTGGGACGTCTCCGGCCTCGCGGATGAGTGGGCGCAGCGCCTGCAGGCCATCGGCGCCGACCAGGTCGAGCCGGGCACCAACGTCGCGACCCCGGTCTTCGACGGTGCGCGCGAGGACGAGCTGGCGGGTCTGCTGCAGCACACCATCCCGAACCGGGACGGCGAGCGCATGGTGCTCCCGACCGGTAAGGCCCGGCTGTTCGACGGCCGCTCCGGTGAGCCGTTCCCGGACCCGATCTCCGTCGGGTACATGTACATCCTCAAGCTCCACCACCTGGTCGACGACAAGCTGCACGCCCGCTCGACCGGTCCGTACTCGATGATCACCCAGCAGCCGCTGGGTGGTAAGGCTCAGTTCGGTGGCCAGCGCTTCGGTGAGATGGAGGTGTGGGCGCTCGAGGCTTACGGCGCCGCTTACGCCCTCCAGGAGCTGCTGACCATCAAGTCCGACGACGTCACCGGCCGCGTGAAGGTCTACGAGGCCATCGTCAAGGGCGAGAACATCCCCGAGCCCGGCATCCCCGAGTCCTTCAAGGTGCTCATCAAGGAGATGCAGTCCCTGTGCCTCAACGTGGAGGTGCTGTCCTCGGACGGCATGTCCATCGAGATGCGCGACACCGACGAGGACGTCTTCCGCGCCGCGGAGGAGCTCGGTATCGACCTGTCCCGGCGCGAGCCGAGCAGCGTCGAAGAGGTCTGA